The following are encoded in a window of Prochlorococcus marinus CUG1417 genomic DNA:
- a CDS encoding Nif11-like leader peptide family natural product precursor, whose product MSFSEIRKFLIKMQSDEELKKQVTTSSTADDVALIGQRLGYDFSGDDLLRFNGQKVDKVTVRKVDHPGEYH is encoded by the coding sequence ATGAGTTTTTCTGAAATTAGAAAATTTTTAATTAAGATGCAATCTGATGAAGAATTAAAAAAGCAGGTTACTACATCCTCTACAGCAGATGATGTAGCCCTAATAGGTCAACGCTTAGGTTATGACTTTTCAGGAGATGATCTCTTAAGATTTAATGGACAAAAAGTTGATAAAGTTACCGTAAGAAAGGTAGATCATCCAGGAGAATACCACTAA
- a CDS encoding TatA/E family twin arginine-targeting protein translocase: protein MNIFGVGLPEVTVILILALLIFGPKKLPELGKQLGKTLKSLKKASNEFQNEIDKVMNEEDKEESPKSIESNQTNEINQEKIDSENSKK, encoded by the coding sequence ATGAATATTTTTGGTGTGGGTTTGCCTGAGGTTACTGTAATACTTATCTTAGCTCTTTTAATTTTTGGTCCAAAAAAGCTCCCAGAATTAGGAAAACAGCTGGGCAAAACCTTGAAAAGTCTTAAAAAAGCATCGAATGAATTTCAAAATGAAATCGATAAAGTTATGAACGAAGAAGATAAAGAGGAATCTCCTAAATCTATAGAAAGCAATCAAACAAACGAAATTAATCAAGAAAAAATAGATTCAGAAAACAGCAAAAAATAA